A single region of the Pelecanus crispus isolate bPelCri1 chromosome 10, bPelCri1.pri, whole genome shotgun sequence genome encodes:
- the MRPL43 gene encoding large ribosomal subunit protein mL43: MTGRGAPSRFLAAVLHNGVGRYVRQLQRLQLLFSPTAADARGARQFVEEAALDFARRHPDVVLYVSPRAGPAPVLLAEYLNGTVREELIANKTSEEIVQLATKLAGQSGLDIIRIRKPFHTDNPSVQGQWHPLTNKPSALTVQGPRLQPQ, translated from the exons ATGACGGGCCGCGGGGCGCCCAGCCGGTTCCTGGCGGCTGTCCTGCACAACGGCGTGGGCCGCTACGTGCGGCAGCTCCAGcgcctccagctcctcttcaGCCCTACCGCGGCGGACGCCCGCGGCGCCAG gcAGTTCGTGGAGGAGGCGGCGCTGGACTTCGCCCGGCGACACCCCGACGTCGTGCTCTACGTCAGCCCccgcgccggcccggccccggtgcTGCTGGCCGAGTACC TGAACGGGACGGTGCGGGAGGAGCTCATCGCCAACAAGACGAGCGAGGAGATCGTGCAGCTGGCTACCAAGCTGGCCGGCCAGTCCGGCCTGGACATCATCCGCATTCGCAAGCCTTTCCACACCGACAACCCCAGTGTCCAGGGCCAGTGGCACCCCCTCACCAACAAACCCTCTGCCCTCACTGTCCAGGGCCCCCGTCTGCAGCCCCAATAA
- the TWNK gene encoding twinkle mtDNA helicase, producing MAVVPLRPCRGAGRLLPLLCGGARSKAASLSPGVPVRLTQRRYKKDVLPSPEGPVPSVSITEIRQYLRAQGIPFHDGYSCLHTPSLFTDGREDQPPAANAPYTLFIDKMTGSFLCTATLAEGTWQDFQANVELRHRGVPPASSEEPEEDTRRAREDARCIWDRALPLWELLDEDETNKTKAMFGISLVTDATLKRFGVRYLRTAKSLVFPWFSPRDATLKGLKLVRVEKKGDAVAYAEETLPRFDSYRNLFGLPLIGRRDTELVLTGWELDALALHQATGVASLALPRGATCLPPALLPYLEQFKRITLWLGEDLRSWEAAKLFARKLSLKRCSLVRPGDLQPRPLAALNQGLNLTKILRAALPASHKSIVSFRQLREEVFGELVNTEQVAGVKWARFPELNKLLKGHRRGELTVFTGPTGSGKTTFISEYALDLCMQGVCTLWGSFEINNVRLAKIMLTQFAAQRLEDQLELYDEWADRFEDLPLYFMTFHGQQNIKTVIDTMQHAVYMYDITHVVVDNLQFMMGHEHLSVDRLAAQDYIVGAFRKFATDNTCHITLVIHPRKEDDEKELQTASIFGSAKASQEADNVLILQDRKLVTGPGKRYLQVSKNRFDGDVGVFPLEFSKASLTFSSSGKSKVRLKKMKEEKALSAKKAPEGGSGASKKP from the exons ATGGCGGTGGTGCCCCTGCGGCCCTGCAGAGGTGCTGGCCGCCTCCTGCCGCTGCTGTGCGGGGGGGCGAGGAGCAAGGCAGCCTCCCTGAGCCCCGGGGTGCCGGTCCGCCTCACCCAGCGGCGCTACAAGAAGGACGTGCTGCCCTCCCCCGAGGGGCCCGTGCCCTCCGTCTCCATCACCGAGATCCGTCAGTACCTGCGGGCCCAGGGCATCCCCTTCCACGATGGGTACAGCTGCCTGCACACCCCCAGCCTCTTCACCGACGGCCGGGAGGACCAGCCGCCTGCCGCCAACGCCCCTTACACACTTTTCATTGACAAGATGACGGGCAGCTTCCTGTGCACGGCCACCCTGGCCGAGGGCACATGGCAGGACTTCCAGGCCAACGTGGAGCTGCGGCACCGCGGCGTTCCCCCCGCCAGCTCGGAGGAGCCGGAGGAGGACACGCGACGGGCTCGTGAGGATGCCCGCTGCATCTGGGACCGGGCGCTGCCGCTCTGGGAGCTGCTGGACGAGGATGAGACCAACAAGACTAAGGCCATGTTCGGCATCTCCCTGGTGACGGATGCCACCCTGAAACGCTTTGGGGTGCGTTATCTGAGGACTGCTAAGTCCCTTGTCTTCCCCTGGTTCAGCCCCCGTGATGCGACCCTGAAAGGCCTGAAGTTGGTGAGGGTGGAGAAGAAGGGGGACGCGGTAGCTTACGCGGAAGAGACTTTACCCCGCTTCGATTCCTATCGCAATCTCTTTGGGCTGCCCCTGATTGGCCGCCGAGACACAGAGCTGGTCTTAACTGGGTGGGAGCTGGACGCCCTGGCCCTGCACCAAGCTACGGGGGTGgccagcctggccctgccacGGGGGGCCACCTGCCTGCCCCCTGCCCTTCTGCCCTACCTGGAGCAGTTCAAGCGCATCACGCTATGGCTGGGCGAGGACCTGCGCTCCTGGGAAGCCGCCAAGCTCTTCGCTCGCAAGCTGAGTCTCAAGCGTTGCTCCCTGGTGCGCCCCGGCGACCTGCAGCCCCGGCCCTTGGCAGCTCTGAACCAGGGCCTGAACCTCACCAAGATCCTGCGTGCCGCCTTGCCTGCCAGCCACAAATCCATCGTCTCCTTCCGGCAGCTGCGCGAGGAGGTGTTCGGGGAGCTGGTCAACACCGAGCAGGTGGCCGGCGTCAAGTGGGCGCGCTTCCCTGAGCTCAACAAGCTCCTCAAAGGGCACCGCAGAGGGGAGCTCACCGTCTTCACAG GCCCAACGGGCAGTGGGAAGACGACCTTTATCAGCGAGTACGCGCTGGACCTGTGCATGCAGGGGGTGTGCACACTGTGGGGCAGCTTCGAGATCAACAATGTCCGCCTGGCCAAGATCATGCTGACGCAGTTTGCCGCCCAGCGCCTGGAGGACCAGCTGGAGCTGTACGACGAGTGGGCTGACCGCTTTGAGGACCTCCCGCTCTACTTCATGACCTTCCACGGCCAGCAGAACATCAA gacGGTGATTGACACCATGCAGCACGCCGTCTACATGTACGACATCACCCACGTGGTTGTCGACAACCTGCAGTTCATGATGGGACACGAGCACCTCTCTGTGGACAG GCTTGCTGCCCAGGACTACATCGTTGGTGCCTTCCGCAAGTTCGCCACGGACAACACCTGCCACATCACGCTGGTCATCCATCCCCGCAAGGAGGATGACGAAAAGGAGCTGCAGACAGCCTCCATCTTTGGCTCTGCCAAG gctAGCCAGGAGGCCGACAACGTCCTCATCCTGCAGGACCGTAAGCTGGTGACGGGGCCAGGGAAGCGCTACCTGCAGGTGTCCAAGAACCGCTTTGACGGGGACGTGGGTGTCTTCCCCCTGGAGTTCAGCAAGGCCTCGCTCACCTTCTCATCCTCTGGCAAAAGCAAGGTCAGACTGAAGAAGATGAAGGAGGAGAAGGCGCTTTCAGCCAAGAAGGCTCCAGAGGGAGGCTCGGGAGCCTCCAAGAAGCCGTAA